In one Ictalurus furcatus strain D&B chromosome 28, Billie_1.0, whole genome shotgun sequence genomic region, the following are encoded:
- the wbp1 gene encoding WW domain-binding protein 1: MVSGAFLAKMRQKTLGSVVGLLCTGTCLAQGKEFCFGVNNEKYRCEMGYCCGETECCTYYYELWWFWLVWTLIIMLSCCCAYRHRRVKMRLQQEQRQREISLMAYQGASSSFISPPPLNLRFWTDCKLPDYEEVVGHPPTPPPPYSENPPELSTCAQPSVGCSESAVVLEAVQTENGACESQEPNLVAAAAQSECAEHEEPDVSLEEELNTRRRHVTGDSGIEMCVCQLDTDECSGMEEEEGRMCQVPGGSCCSERQALRPKEISCSPTSDGDHVV, translated from the exons ATGGTTTCCGGTGCTTTCTTAGCGAAGATGAGGCAGAAAACGTTGGGTTCTGTCGTGGGTTTGCTTTGCACAGGGACGTGTTTGGCGCAG GGCAAGGAGTTCTGTTTCGGGGTGAACAATGAGAAGTACAGATGCGAGATGGGTTACTGTTGCGGCGAGACGGAGTGCTGCACCTACTACTACGAGCTGTGGT GGTTTTGGCTGGTCTGGACTCTCATCATCATGCTGAGCTGCTGCTGTGCATACAGACACCGGCGCGTTAAGATGCGACTGCAGCAGgaacagaggcagagagagatcaGCCTCATGGCCTATCAGGGAGCCTCCAGCTCCTTCATCTCTCCACCACCCCTCAACCTGC GCTTCTGGACGGACTGCAAGCTCCCTGACTACGAGGAAGTAGTAGGCCACCCTCCCACCCCTCCTCCACCATATTCCGAGAATCCTCCAGAACTCTCAACCTGTGCTCAACCGTCTGTCGGTTGTTCTGAGTCAGCTGTGGTGTTGGAGGCGGTGCAGACAGAGAACGGTGCTTGTGAGTCGCAGGAACCGAACCTCGTGGCAGCCGCGGCCCAATCGGAATGCGCAGAGCACGAAGAGCCGGACGTCTCCCTGGAGGAGGAGCTAAACACCAGACGGAGGCATGTGACGGGCGACTCGGGCATCGAGATGTGCGTGTGCCAGCTGGACACAGATGAGTGCTCCGGGATGGAAGAGGAAGAGGGCAGGATGTGTCAGGTGCCTGGTGGGAGCTGCTGCTCGGAGAGACAGGCTCTCAGACCCAAAGAGATCTCGTGCTCTCCAACATCCGATGGAGATCATGTGGTGTGA